Proteins from a single region of Synechococcus sp. WH 8109:
- the leuS gene encoding leucine--tRNA ligase — MNAANPAVDASAQTGRYDPTTLEQRWQESWKADGVDTTEEVAEKPGFFALSMFPYPSGSLHMGHVRNYVITDVIARVQRMRGHAVLHPMGWDAFGLPAENAAIERNVDPGEWTDRNIDQMRAQLDRLGLSIDWSREQATCHNSYYRWTQWLFLELLEGGLAYRKNATVNWDPVDQTVLANEQVDGDGRSWRSGALVEQRQLNQWFLRITDYAEPLLNDLDALKGWPERVRTMQANWIGRSEGAEISFSVEGPQDQRITVFTTRPDTLAGASYVVLAPENELVDSLTIAEHKGTVEAFRKEVARLSTIERTSDDRPKRGVPIGSHVINPLTGAVLPVWIADYVLAEYGTGAVMGVPAHDQRDITFAQSNGLPIQQVIDAEGAAEAIATGQAWTDAGTLVNSGSFDGTASSEAKSAITGHGAEQGWALSKVTYRLRDWLISRQRYWGCPIPVIHCDNCGAVPVPREDLPVELPRGIDLSGKGGSPLSQQSDWVNVSCPCCGKPAKRETDTMDTFMCSSWYFLRFTDPHNIEKPFSKEAVNRWLPVKQYVGGIEHAILHLLYARFFTKALKDRGLIDINEPFERLLTQGMVQGITYRNATTGKYIAPADVADPEDPRDPNTGDKLEVLFEKMSKSKYNGVDPAAVIDRYGADTARMFILFKAPPEKDLEWDDADVEGQFRFLQRLWRLVEAGAARIDSLEPMHRPADLSDADSGVRRALHLAIKAVSEDLSNEIQLNTAISELMKLSNAISSTGIDDLSGPVLQEALSGLVRLLAPFAPHLAEEFWSRLGGSGSVHRQSWPLLDPTALVQDRVEVVIQVKGKVRGKLQVPASAGKEELERLALASEVAEKWLEGAAPRRVIVVPGKLVNLVP; from the coding sequence GTGAACGCTGCCAACCCTGCCGTCGACGCCAGTGCCCAGACCGGTCGTTATGACCCCACCACGCTTGAGCAGCGCTGGCAGGAGAGCTGGAAGGCGGATGGGGTAGACACCACAGAAGAAGTTGCTGAGAAGCCCGGATTCTTTGCCCTGTCGATGTTCCCGTACCCCTCGGGAAGCCTGCACATGGGCCACGTGCGCAACTACGTGATCACCGATGTGATCGCCCGGGTGCAACGTATGCGGGGCCATGCCGTTCTGCATCCGATGGGCTGGGATGCCTTCGGCCTACCCGCTGAAAACGCGGCGATCGAACGCAATGTGGACCCCGGCGAGTGGACCGACCGCAACATTGATCAGATGCGGGCGCAGCTAGATCGTCTTGGCCTTTCGATCGATTGGAGCCGCGAACAGGCGACCTGCCACAACTCCTACTACCGCTGGACCCAGTGGCTGTTCCTTGAACTGCTCGAAGGAGGGCTGGCCTATCGCAAGAACGCCACCGTCAACTGGGATCCCGTCGACCAGACCGTGCTGGCCAATGAGCAGGTGGATGGTGACGGCCGCTCCTGGCGCTCCGGAGCTCTGGTGGAACAACGCCAGCTGAACCAATGGTTCCTCCGCATCACCGACTACGCCGAGCCGCTGCTCAACGACCTGGATGCCCTCAAGGGCTGGCCGGAACGGGTCCGCACCATGCAAGCCAACTGGATCGGCCGCTCCGAAGGGGCGGAGATCAGCTTCAGCGTTGAAGGGCCACAGGATCAGAGGATCACCGTGTTCACCACCCGTCCCGACACCCTCGCTGGGGCGAGCTATGTGGTGCTGGCACCGGAAAACGAGCTGGTGGACAGCCTCACAATCGCTGAACACAAGGGGACGGTGGAGGCATTCCGCAAGGAGGTGGCTCGTCTCAGCACGATTGAACGCACCAGTGATGACAGGCCCAAACGGGGTGTGCCCATCGGCAGTCACGTGATCAACCCCCTGACAGGGGCGGTGCTGCCGGTATGGATCGCCGACTACGTGCTGGCCGAGTACGGCACGGGCGCCGTGATGGGCGTGCCAGCCCACGACCAACGCGACATCACCTTTGCCCAGTCGAATGGTCTGCCGATCCAGCAGGTGATCGACGCCGAGGGAGCTGCTGAAGCCATCGCGACCGGTCAGGCCTGGACGGATGCCGGAACACTGGTCAACTCCGGCAGCTTCGATGGCACCGCCTCCAGCGAAGCCAAGAGCGCCATCACCGGCCACGGCGCCGAGCAGGGCTGGGCCCTCAGCAAGGTCACCTATCGCCTGCGCGACTGGCTGATCTCGCGCCAGCGCTACTGGGGCTGCCCTATTCCCGTCATCCACTGCGATAACTGCGGTGCTGTTCCAGTGCCCCGCGAGGACCTTCCGGTGGAGCTGCCCCGTGGCATTGATCTCTCGGGAAAGGGCGGTTCGCCCCTGAGCCAGCAGAGCGACTGGGTGAATGTGTCTTGCCCCTGCTGCGGCAAGCCGGCCAAGCGGGAAACCGACACCATGGACACCTTCATGTGTTCCTCCTGGTATTTCCTGCGCTTCACCGATCCCCACAACATCGAGAAACCCTTCAGCAAGGAGGCGGTGAACCGCTGGTTGCCGGTGAAGCAATACGTGGGCGGCATCGAACACGCGATCCTGCACCTGCTCTATGCCCGGTTCTTCACCAAGGCGCTGAAGGATCGTGGCCTGATAGACATCAACGAACCGTTTGAACGGCTCCTCACCCAGGGCATGGTGCAGGGCATCACCTACCGCAATGCGACAACCGGCAAGTACATCGCTCCAGCGGACGTGGCAGATCCCGAAGACCCTCGGGATCCCAACACCGGCGACAAGCTCGAGGTGTTGTTCGAGAAGATGTCGAAGTCGAAGTACAACGGCGTTGACCCCGCGGCGGTGATCGATCGCTACGGCGCAGACACAGCCCGCATGTTCATCCTGTTCAAGGCACCGCCGGAGAAGGATCTGGAGTGGGATGACGCCGATGTGGAAGGCCAGTTCCGCTTCCTCCAAAGACTTTGGCGCCTTGTTGAGGCGGGGGCTGCCCGCATCGACTCACTCGAGCCGATGCATCGGCCAGCCGATTTGAGCGATGCAGACAGTGGCGTACGTCGGGCGCTGCACCTGGCCATCAAAGCCGTCAGCGAGGATCTCAGTAACGAGATCCAGCTGAACACGGCAATCTCCGAATTGATGAAGCTATCAAATGCCATCAGCTCCACGGGCATCGATGACCTGAGTGGCCCTGTATTGCAGGAGGCTCTTTCCGGACTAGTACGCCTTCTGGCTCCGTTCGCGCCGCATCTGGCTGAGGAGTTCTGGAGCCGTTTGGGGGGAAGCGGCAGCGTGCACCGTCAAAGTTGGCCGCTTCTGGATCCAACGGCTCTGGTGCAGGACAGAGTTGAAGTGGTGATCCAGGTAAAGGGCAAGGTGCGGGGCAAGCTGCAGGTTCCGGCCTCCGCCGGCAAGGAGGAGCTGGAACGGCTCGCCCTGGCCAGTGAAGTGGCCGAAAAATGGTTGGAGGGTGCAGCCCCCCGTCGTGTGATCGTGGTCCCCGGGAAACTGGTGAACTTGGTGCCCTGA
- the dapF gene encoding diaminopimelate epimerase: protein MLQFSKYQGLGNDFLILEGRQGQLPDSISDPDPAWVSRICDRRFGVGGDGLILALPPQAEGELRMRILNADGSEAEMCGNGIRCLARYLADTDGDAPGRRWDIETLAGMIRPELMADRQLRVDMGPPFLTPEAIPTTVMPEDGLPQGVLLLEDEQIRVASVGMGNPHVVVPVDDLASIPFDTWGAALEVHPAFPAKTNVHFLQVHSRERLEIRVWERGAGPTLACGTGACATLVAAVLLGLADDCAEVVLPGGPLMIEWRDRSGSVLMTGPAEAVFDGVMTPELMSGLFAVEPQDSPINQDSPINQDMTNPSPTTEDTPAVSPEDEAAALEQVQKFLNDTSLDSMLNLASESLEQRTKARFERGTP from the coding sequence ATGCTGCAGTTCAGCAAATACCAGGGACTTGGCAACGACTTCCTGATCCTTGAGGGCCGGCAAGGACAGCTGCCCGATTCCATCAGTGATCCCGATCCAGCCTGGGTGAGTCGCATTTGCGATCGGCGCTTCGGGGTTGGCGGGGATGGTCTAATCCTGGCGCTCCCCCCGCAAGCGGAGGGGGAACTGCGGATGCGGATCCTCAATGCCGATGGCAGTGAGGCGGAAATGTGCGGCAATGGCATTCGCTGCCTGGCGCGCTACCTGGCCGATACAGACGGAGATGCTCCCGGTCGGCGTTGGGACATCGAAACCCTTGCGGGCATGATTCGCCCCGAACTGATGGCCGATCGTCAGTTGCGGGTGGACATGGGACCGCCGTTCCTCACACCGGAGGCCATCCCCACCACCGTGATGCCTGAGGATGGCCTTCCGCAGGGTGTGTTGCTGCTGGAGGACGAGCAAATCAGGGTGGCTTCTGTTGGCATGGGCAACCCCCACGTGGTCGTGCCCGTGGACGACCTCGCCAGCATTCCCTTTGACACCTGGGGCGCTGCCTTGGAGGTGCATCCGGCTTTCCCCGCCAAAACCAATGTTCACTTCCTCCAGGTTCACAGCCGTGAGCGCCTGGAGATCCGGGTTTGGGAACGGGGTGCAGGCCCGACCCTGGCCTGCGGCACCGGTGCCTGCGCCACCCTGGTGGCGGCAGTGTTGCTGGGGCTTGCCGATGACTGTGCCGAGGTGGTTCTGCCCGGCGGTCCGCTGATGATCGAGTGGCGCGATCGCTCGGGTTCCGTGTTGATGACCGGTCCAGCCGAAGCCGTCTTTGACGGGGTGATGACGCCGGAGTTGATGTCTGGTCTGTTTGCCGTGGAACCCCAGGACAGTCCCATCAATCAAGACAGTCCCATCAACCAGGACATGACCAATCCCTCACCCACTACAGAAGACACGCCAGCAGTGAGTCCAGAGGACGAAGCGGCTGCCCTGGAGCAGGTGCAGAAATTTCTGAACGACACCTCCCTGGATTCGATGCTCAATCTGGCCAGTGAGTCACTCGAACAACGCACCAAAGCCCGGTTTGAGCGTGGGACGCCCTGA
- a CDS encoding cysteine desulfurase family protein, with the protein MGRPELYLDAAATTPPLPAVIAVMQQLQQTAWANPSSLHGAGLAAAEALERSRWRMAERFAVSPDQLIVTSGATESVHLALLGSAASLPPGRVVISAVEHPAVIAAAHQLEALGWSVAEWPVDSQGVVRLDQLDRLLSAPTQLVSLIAAQGEVGALQPVIEIAQACRERGIVIHSDATQLVPQGCFPFAQLRVDLLTLSAHKFRGPRGVGLLIRAPGVELSPLQGGGGQEHGLRSGTEPVALVSGMAEALIALPRFDPVSQPVPPGSSTQIRRQRDQLLERLLELPQLQLCGPSPDQRLPNHISLLAKTIGGQPLPGRDLVRRLAAAGLACSSGSACSSGRSADSAVLTAIGIPGPERQSGLRLTLGPWLSDQDLDVVPGRFVSVLEALS; encoded by the coding sequence GTGGGACGCCCTGAGCTGTATCTCGATGCCGCCGCCACAACACCGCCACTGCCGGCGGTGATCGCGGTGATGCAGCAGCTCCAGCAGACGGCCTGGGCGAACCCCAGCAGTCTCCATGGGGCAGGTCTTGCCGCGGCGGAAGCCCTCGAACGCTCCCGCTGGCGCATGGCCGAACGCTTTGCTGTCAGTCCTGATCAGCTGATCGTCACCTCCGGGGCGACGGAGTCCGTCCACCTCGCCCTTCTCGGCAGTGCAGCAAGTCTTCCACCCGGCAGGGTGGTGATTTCCGCGGTGGAGCATCCAGCGGTGATTGCTGCGGCCCACCAACTTGAAGCCCTGGGGTGGAGCGTTGCCGAATGGCCCGTTGATAGCCAGGGGGTGGTGCGGCTCGACCAACTCGATCGCCTGTTGTCAGCTCCGACGCAGCTGGTCTCCCTGATTGCAGCCCAGGGCGAAGTGGGTGCCCTGCAACCGGTGATCGAGATTGCTCAGGCCTGCCGCGAGCGCGGCATCGTTATCCACAGCGATGCCACCCAACTGGTGCCTCAGGGCTGCTTCCCCTTCGCGCAGCTCAGGGTTGATCTGCTGACCCTCTCGGCCCACAAGTTCCGCGGTCCCCGGGGTGTGGGCCTGTTGATTCGGGCCCCGGGTGTGGAACTTTCACCGCTCCAGGGCGGTGGTGGCCAGGAACATGGCCTGCGCTCCGGCACCGAACCCGTTGCGTTGGTCAGCGGCATGGCCGAAGCTCTGATTGCTCTTCCCCGCTTTGACCCCGTGAGCCAGCCCGTTCCACCGGGCAGCTCAACCCAGATTCGTCGTCAACGGGATCAACTCCTTGAACGCCTGCTGGAGCTACCCCAGCTTCAGCTCTGCGGCCCTTCACCCGATCAGCGTCTGCCGAATCACATCTCGCTGTTGGCCAAAACCATTGGTGGACAGCCGCTACCGGGACGCGATCTGGTGCGACGGCTTGCGGCGGCGGGGTTAGCCTGCAGCAGTGGCAGTGCCTGCAGCAGTGGTCGCAGTGCCGACAGTGCCGTGCTCACGGCCATCGGCATTCCCGGGCCTGAACGTCAGTCGGGCCTGCGGCTGACCCTGGGCCCCTGGCTGTCGGATCAGGATCTCGATGTTGTTCCTGGCCGTTTTGTATCCGTGCTCGAGGCACTTTCCTGA
- a CDS encoding DUF1995 family protein: MTQSDAPCLALPADLLAAEEAMLQAALAAVGSGDGQRWAASLRFEGLRLLPVAVRLARALIAAGQDLLMVWPDAGAAALARRDADDLKEVIFDFNQLKRAESDAPDTRLLVAVNPSPADYEEFQALCENHAGVVLMLNGRLEDAAVGIGSVARERRKGFVASWQQAYWLQPLEGGALMRCFPDDWRLYRQDPDGYRQLEVLPERPDPDTTAALLAGEDPDSIKQQLSGVDRFLDGLRN, encoded by the coding sequence ATGACTCAATCCGACGCTCCATGTCTCGCTCTCCCCGCGGATCTGCTCGCGGCCGAGGAGGCCATGCTGCAAGCTGCCCTGGCGGCCGTTGGATCCGGCGACGGCCAACGCTGGGCCGCAAGCCTCCGCTTTGAGGGCCTTCGCCTGCTCCCGGTGGCGGTGAGGCTGGCTCGTGCATTGATCGCTGCTGGTCAGGATTTGTTAATGGTTTGGCCCGATGCCGGTGCTGCTGCTCTGGCCCGGCGCGATGCGGATGACCTCAAAGAGGTGATCTTTGATTTCAATCAGCTCAAACGTGCGGAGAGCGATGCCCCCGATACCCGCCTGCTGGTTGCGGTGAACCCCTCCCCTGCGGATTACGAGGAGTTCCAGGCGTTGTGTGAGAACCACGCTGGAGTGGTTCTGATGCTGAATGGGCGTCTGGAAGACGCCGCCGTAGGCATCGGCAGCGTGGCCCGGGAGCGCCGCAAGGGTTTCGTCGCCAGCTGGCAGCAGGCCTACTGGCTTCAGCCCCTGGAGGGAGGAGCGTTGATGCGCTGCTTCCCCGATGACTGGCGCCTCTATCGCCAGGATCCCGACGGTTACCGGCAATTGGAGGTGCTTCCCGAACGTCCGGATCCCGACACCACAGCAGCGCTGCTGGCCGGTGAAGATCCCGACAGCATCAAGCAACAGCTGTCCGGTGTCGATCGCTTCCTTGATGGTCTGCGCAATTGA
- a CDS encoding DUF4330 domain-containing protein, which translates to MVLNRLRSLSSIDAVAGVIALAALAGVVWSPKLSNEVAKATGAVKPVQVSVDVVRLYSADTEHLLNSMREEAALNIVIRNQPAGLVSLVSVDDVTTPLTAVQSDGSVVIADPPPTVFPRHARFVMEAQAEIKPSGVVIGGTKLKVGVPVELEGRLYRLNGVVSGVMPL; encoded by the coding sequence ATGGTGCTCAACAGGCTTCGATCCCTTTCATCCATCGATGCCGTGGCTGGAGTAATCGCCCTGGCAGCTCTGGCCGGTGTGGTCTGGTCCCCCAAGCTTTCGAATGAGGTCGCCAAGGCAACTGGGGCCGTAAAGCCTGTGCAGGTCAGCGTTGATGTTGTTCGTTTATACAGCGCTGATACCGAGCACCTGCTGAATTCAATGCGGGAGGAAGCAGCCCTCAATATCGTGATTCGCAATCAACCGGCCGGTCTAGTGAGCCTGGTGTCGGTGGATGACGTCACCACCCCCCTGACGGCGGTGCAGTCCGATGGTTCGGTTGTGATAGCCGATCCCCCCCCCACGGTTTTTCCACGGCATGCCCGGTTTGTGATGGAGGCCCAGGCCGAGATCAAACCCTCCGGTGTGGTGATCGGTGGCACCAAGCTCAAGGTGGGTGTTCCCGTTGAACTGGAGGGTCGCCTCTACCGCTTGAACGGTGTTGTGAGTGGAGTGATGCCTCTGTGA
- the dacB gene encoding D-alanyl-D-alanine carboxypeptidase/D-alanyl-D-alanine-endopeptidase, with translation MLVLAPQLPLRAAPPLLAPPPVVQRQGQALISGGALCPALQTALESAVGTEEPLWSVSVVDQRGQLLADLNGGIPRIPASNQKLVSTAFALDRLGPDFRLKTQLLRHPDGSLEIVGEGDPDLSIAEIQRFAMVALGQGGSRGTSSVPSEPVQLMVREEPRQRWWPADWDPADRSYAYAAPITRLALTSNALHMAVMDPSARLQRILNSTVQQQGGQMRLQMVDQQTREAALARNWRASVVLHSEDSAPMHALLSLANTESHNFTAEVLMREAADVWDVNRASIATTRWLQAQGVPMTGLRLRDGSGLSRGNRLTSRSLSVLLWRMAQHPLAAYYQGSMAIAGQRGTLRNYFWGTTLVGRFWGKTGTLRGVRSISGILETTVGPRYVSMIANGSYAPNSVMGQILLASQRISRCPAWTAAGTPPAGPD, from the coding sequence ATGCTGGTGCTGGCGCCCCAGTTGCCGCTCAGGGCAGCGCCTCCACTGTTGGCACCACCCCCGGTGGTCCAACGTCAGGGCCAGGCCTTGATCAGTGGAGGTGCACTTTGCCCGGCCCTTCAGACGGCCCTGGAATCAGCAGTAGGCACCGAAGAGCCGCTGTGGAGCGTCAGCGTTGTCGATCAACGTGGTCAGCTGCTGGCTGATCTCAACGGGGGGATCCCCCGGATTCCTGCATCGAATCAGAAACTGGTCAGCACGGCCTTTGCTCTGGATCGCCTCGGCCCCGACTTCCGTCTGAAGACGCAACTGTTGCGTCATCCCGATGGATCACTGGAGATCGTGGGGGAAGGCGATCCCGACCTCAGCATTGCCGAGATCCAGAGGTTCGCCATGGTTGCCCTCGGCCAGGGCGGTTCCAGGGGTACCTCCAGCGTCCCCTCTGAGCCCGTTCAGCTGATGGTGCGGGAGGAACCGCGTCAGCGCTGGTGGCCCGCCGATTGGGATCCTGCGGATCGCTCCTACGCCTACGCCGCACCGATCACCCGCCTTGCCCTCACCAGCAACGCCCTGCACATGGCGGTGATGGATCCATCTGCACGGCTGCAGCGAATCCTCAACTCCACCGTGCAGCAGCAGGGGGGGCAGATGCGCCTGCAGATGGTTGATCAGCAGACCCGGGAAGCGGCCCTCGCGCGGAATTGGAGGGCGAGTGTTGTTCTGCACAGTGAGGATTCCGCCCCGATGCACGCCCTGCTCAGCCTGGCCAACACGGAGAGCCATAACTTCACTGCTGAGGTGTTGATGCGTGAGGCCGCGGACGTCTGGGATGTGAATCGTGCATCCATCGCCACCACCCGCTGGTTGCAAGCCCAGGGGGTCCCGATGACGGGACTTCGGCTTCGGGACGGCAGTGGACTTTCACGGGGCAACCGACTCACCAGCCGTTCCCTGTCTGTGCTGCTGTGGCGTATGGCGCAACACCCCCTCGCGGCCTATTACCAGGGCTCGATGGCGATTGCAGGCCAGAGGGGAACGCTGCGCAACTATTTCTGGGGCACCACGCTTGTGGGTCGATTCTGGGGCAAGACCGGCACCCTCCGCGGAGTTCGATCGATCTCCGGCATTCTTGAAACCACAGTTGGACCGCGGTACGTGAGCATGATCGCCAACGGTTCCTACGCACCCAACTCAGTGATGGGGCAGATCCTGCTGGCCAGCCAGAGGATCAGCCGTTGCCCTGCATGGACCGCAGCCGGGACGCCGCCCGCTGGGCCCGACTGA
- the coaD gene encoding pantetheine-phosphate adenylyltransferase, with translation MRALYPGSFDPLTNGHMDLIERAVSLFGEVVVAVLSNPSKRPAFSVEERIEQIRTATCHLSGVEVISFDGLTVNCAVTHRADLILRGLRAMSDFEYELQIAHTNRSLADDLETVFMATTARHSFLSSSVVKEVARFGGSIDHMVPPEVAKDLNRLFNSAFPAS, from the coding sequence ATGCGGGCGCTCTACCCCGGAAGTTTCGACCCTCTCACCAATGGTCATATGGACTTGATCGAGCGGGCGGTGAGCCTGTTTGGAGAGGTGGTCGTTGCGGTGCTCAGCAATCCGAGCAAACGGCCCGCATTCAGTGTCGAAGAACGGATCGAACAGATACGCACGGCGACGTGCCACCTCTCGGGCGTTGAAGTGATCAGTTTCGATGGCCTCACGGTGAACTGTGCCGTCACCCATCGCGCCGACCTGATCCTGAGGGGCCTGCGAGCGATGAGTGACTTCGAATATGAACTGCAGATCGCCCACACCAACCGCTCGTTGGCAGACGATCTGGAGACGGTTTTCATGGCCACCACCGCACGCCACAGCTTTCTCAGCAGCTCAGTGGTGAAGGAAGTGGCCCGATTCGGCGGGTCGATCGACCACATGGTCCCGCCGGAGGTGGCGAAGGACCTCAACAGGCTCTTTAATTCAGCTTTCCCCGCTAGCTGA
- a CDS encoding flavin reductase family protein has protein sequence MSLDADAKKVLLRKIPHGLFICGVRNGDEVNGFTASWVTQGSFEPPLVVMGVRAESSSHAIIDATGKFSLNVLRADQKDLAAVFFKPQRALGGRFEAAPFEEGELGLPLLTDAVGGLECELVGSIKHGDHTVFVGEVKTARLIADGEALNLASTGWNYGG, from the coding sequence ATGAGCCTCGACGCCGACGCCAAGAAGGTCCTGCTTCGCAAAATTCCCCACGGGCTCTTCATCTGCGGAGTACGTAACGGCGATGAGGTCAATGGTTTTACGGCCAGCTGGGTGACCCAGGGATCGTTCGAACCACCATTGGTTGTGATGGGCGTTCGAGCTGAAAGCAGCAGTCACGCCATCATCGATGCCACCGGCAAGTTCTCGCTCAACGTGCTGCGGGCCGATCAGAAAGATTTGGCAGCCGTGTTCTTTAAGCCCCAGAGGGCGCTTGGCGGTCGCTTTGAAGCGGCACCCTTCGAGGAAGGCGAACTCGGTCTTCCCCTGCTCACCGATGCTGTCGGAGGTCTGGAGTGCGAACTCGTGGGTTCGATCAAGCACGGTGACCACACCGTTTTTGTGGGTGAAGTGAAAACGGCGCGTCTGATCGCCGATGGCGAGGCCTTGAACCTGGCCAGCACCGGCTGGAATTACGGCGGCTGA
- the uvrC gene encoding excinuclease ABC subunit UvrC translates to MDAASGAPLLTQPERLERRLKEIPAEPGCYLMRDGDDRILYVGKSKALRSRVRSYFRSHHDLSPRIRLMTRQVCEIEFIVTDSEAEALVLESNLIKNLQPHFNVLLKDDKKYPYLCITWSEAYPRIFITRRRRFRSPLDRFYGPYVDVGLLRRTLFLVKRVFPLRQRPRPMYPDRTCLNFSIGRCPGVCQEKISSEDYHRTLRKVAMVFQGRSDELQQLLQEQMERYAERMDYESAARVRDQLQGLDQLTADQKMSLPDSSVSRDVLALAFDERLAAVQLFQMRAGKLVGRLGYTADASGLEPGLILQRVIEEHYSQVDSVEVPPKLLVQHALPQQKLMEDWLSEQRERRVQIHCPQRQQKADLIELVQRNAEFELLRAKQGQEKQSLATEDLAQLLELPTPPRRIEGYDISHIQGSDAVASQVVFIDGLPAKQHYRKYKIRSSSIQAGHSDDFMAMAEIMRRRFRRWARAKAEGLDVGALRHKGGSALQTDGLNDWPDVVMIDGGKGQLSAVMEALRELDLHEDLNVCSLAKQREEVFLPGESQPLESEPDQLGVVLLRRLRDEAHRFAVSFHRQQRGERMKRSRLSDIPGVGPKRVKDLLAHFHSIDAIQLASVETLSKAPGVGPALARDIHDFFHPSDDGTDADARAALEEQPQELSA, encoded by the coding sequence GTGGATGCCGCCTCCGGTGCACCGCTGCTGACGCAGCCAGAGCGTCTTGAACGCCGCCTAAAGGAGATCCCCGCTGAGCCGGGTTGCTATCTGATGAGGGACGGCGACGACCGGATCCTCTACGTCGGTAAGTCGAAGGCGTTGCGCAGCCGCGTGCGCAGCTATTTCCGCAGCCACCACGATCTGTCGCCACGGATCCGGCTGATGACACGCCAGGTCTGTGAGATTGAGTTCATAGTCACCGACAGCGAGGCGGAGGCCCTCGTCCTCGAGTCGAACCTGATCAAGAACCTTCAGCCGCACTTCAACGTGCTGCTGAAGGACGACAAGAAATATCCCTACCTCTGCATCACCTGGAGTGAGGCCTACCCACGGATTTTCATCACCCGTCGCCGTCGCTTCCGCAGCCCCCTGGATCGCTTTTACGGGCCCTATGTTGATGTGGGCTTGCTGCGCCGCACCCTGTTTCTGGTGAAGCGGGTGTTCCCGCTGCGGCAACGACCTCGGCCGATGTACCCCGACCGCACCTGCCTCAACTTCAGCATCGGACGCTGTCCGGGGGTCTGCCAGGAAAAAATCAGCTCGGAGGACTATCACCGCACCCTCCGCAAGGTTGCGATGGTGTTCCAGGGCCGCAGCGATGAACTGCAGCAGCTGCTTCAGGAGCAGATGGAGCGGTATGCGGAGCGAATGGACTACGAGTCTGCGGCCCGGGTCCGGGATCAACTTCAGGGGTTGGATCAGCTCACCGCTGACCAGAAGATGAGCCTGCCGGATTCCTCTGTGAGTCGCGATGTGCTGGCCCTTGCCTTCGATGAACGTTTGGCGGCCGTGCAGCTGTTTCAGATGCGCGCCGGGAAGTTGGTGGGACGTCTCGGCTACACAGCTGATGCCTCAGGCCTGGAACCGGGACTGATCCTGCAACGGGTGATTGAAGAGCACTACAGCCAGGTGGATTCCGTTGAGGTGCCTCCCAAGCTGTTGGTGCAGCACGCTCTGCCCCAGCAGAAACTGATGGAGGATTGGCTCTCGGAACAGCGGGAGCGTCGGGTGCAGATCCACTGCCCGCAGCGTCAGCAGAAAGCCGACCTGATCGAACTGGTGCAGCGCAACGCGGAGTTTGAGTTGCTACGCGCCAAGCAAGGTCAGGAGAAGCAGTCGTTGGCGACGGAGGATCTGGCGCAATTGCTGGAGTTGCCCACTCCACCGCGACGGATCGAGGGCTACGACATCAGTCACATCCAGGGCAGCGATGCCGTGGCCTCCCAGGTGGTGTTCATCGACGGGCTGCCCGCCAAGCAGCACTACCGCAAGTACAAGATCCGCAGCAGCAGCATCCAGGCTGGCCACAGCGACGACTTCATGGCGATGGCGGAAATCATGCGCCGTCGTTTTCGGCGCTGGGCCCGGGCCAAGGCAGAGGGGCTGGATGTGGGTGCCCTGCGTCACAAAGGTGGAAGTGCTCTGCAGACCGACGGCCTCAACGACTGGCCCGATGTGGTGATGATTGACGGCGGCAAGGGCCAGCTCTCTGCCGTGATGGAGGCTCTGCGCGAGCTTGACCTCCACGAGGATCTGAACGTCTGCTCCCTCGCCAAGCAGCGCGAAGAGGTGTTTCTCCCCGGTGAAAGCCAGCCGCTGGAGAGTGAACCGGATCAGCTCGGGGTTGTGCTCCTTCGCCGCCTTCGCGACGAAGCCCACCGTTTCGCCGTCAGCTTCCACCGCCAGCAGCGTGGTGAGCGGATGAAGCGTTCACGCCTTTCGGACATCCCCGGGGTTGGGCCCAAGCGGGTCAAGGATCTCTTGGCTCACTTCCATTCGATTGATGCGATCCAACTGGCATCGGTTGAGACCCTGTCCAAGGCCCCTGGTGTGGGTCCGGCGCTGGCCCGCGACATCCACGATTTCTTCCATCCTTCCGACGACGGAACCGACGCTGATGCCAGGGCTGCTTTAGAAGAGCAGCCTCAGGAACTCTCCGCATGA